A stretch of Bacillus pseudomycoides DNA encodes these proteins:
- a CDS encoding helix-turn-helix transcriptional regulator has protein sequence MKYFSLDPSPFVFFFCRKGISLRESSRLTDIRYATLSKLANQKRQNINFRHIEENG, from the coding sequence TTGAAGTACTTTTCATTAGACCCCTCCCCATTTGTCTTCTTTTTTTGCCGTAAAGGAATTTCCTTACGAGAATCATCAAGATTAACAGATATTCGATACGCCACTTTAAGTAAGTTAGCTAATCAAAAGAGACAAAATATTAACTTTAGACACATAGAAGAGAACGGTTAG